In Halobaculum magnesiiphilum, the following proteins share a genomic window:
- a CDS encoding TrmB family transcriptional regulator, with the protein MADLRDLGLSEYESRAYRALLDAGPATAKELSDASGVPMGRVYDVLNSLERHRLARSQAASRPKKYLAVEPDAALDRLLEEKKRELDEQAEQYEAVVDELSTELEAGDPPDEQFWTAALGPEDTADLLLERLSAADDRVVMIAAAPASGLDIGAVGEAIAEELEAALERGVDVSLLLSEELPAQLPESVGDRYFDRMADHPNFTVRTAPGLRGTFTLVDDAEVCMEVPSPVDPDESFAMIDLKDPEFAGDVRRAFRERWAEASPLGL; encoded by the coding sequence ATGGCTGACCTTCGCGACCTGGGGCTCTCGGAGTACGAATCTCGCGCGTACCGCGCCCTCCTCGACGCCGGGCCGGCAACCGCAAAGGAGTTGTCCGATGCCAGCGGCGTGCCGATGGGCCGGGTGTACGACGTGCTCAACAGCCTCGAACGACATCGGCTCGCCCGGAGTCAGGCCGCGAGCCGACCGAAGAAGTACCTCGCGGTCGAGCCGGACGCGGCCCTCGACCGACTGCTGGAGGAAAAGAAGCGCGAACTCGACGAGCAGGCCGAGCAGTACGAGGCCGTCGTCGACGAGCTCTCGACGGAATTGGAGGCGGGTGACCCGCCCGACGAACAGTTCTGGACGGCCGCGCTCGGCCCGGAGGACACCGCGGACCTGCTGCTCGAACGGCTGTCGGCGGCCGACGACCGCGTCGTGATGATCGCCGCCGCGCCGGCGTCCGGGCTTGACATCGGCGCAGTCGGCGAGGCGATCGCCGAGGAGCTGGAGGCGGCGCTCGAACGCGGCGTCGACGTATCGCTGCTGCTGTCGGAGGAACTTCCGGCGCAGCTACCCGAGAGCGTCGGCGATCGCTACTTCGACCGGATGGCGGATCACCCGAACTTCACGGTGCGGACGGCGCCGGGGCTGCGCGGGACGTTCACGCTGGTCGACGACGCAGAGGTGTGCATGGAGGTACCGAGCCCGGTCGACCCCGACGAGTCGTTCGCGATGATCGACCTGAAGGACCCCGAGTTCGCGGGCGACGTCCGGCGGGCGTTCCGCGAGCGGTGGGCGGAGGCGTCGCCGCTGGGGCTGTAG